From [Clostridium] symbiosum, a single genomic window includes:
- a CDS encoding FAD-dependent oxidoreductase translates to MNERYVDVAVIGAGPAGLAAAAAAKKEGAEKVVLIERDFRPGGILEQCIHTGFGLKYFGEELAGPEYAERFIKVCDELGIEMMLNTMVLSIDGQNHLIHAANKSGAVLVEAGAIILSMGCRERTRAQIVIPGSRPAGVYTAGTAQRFCNVQNHIVGNEIVIVGSGDIGMIMARRMTLEGAKVKAVIEVMPYLAGLTRNRVQCLDDFGIPLYLSHTIIDIDGKRRVKSVTVAKVDEKKQPVPGTEFKIDCDTVLLSVGLIPENEVSKTAGVVLDRVTNGPVVDNTMMTNIPGIFACGNVVHVNDLVDNVSTESELAGTYAARYAAGQGGEGGTEIPVKPGSLVRYMVPQSVKPDKTEKEVKMYFRVLAPTKQVTIEASCGDRVLYKARKAFVNPGEIEQIRIPAEKLSGLTQGEIVVNVTKEEVKA, encoded by the coding sequence ATGAATGAGAGATATGTGGACGTAGCTGTCATTGGAGCGGGACCCGCGGGACTGGCGGCAGCGGCGGCAGCAAAAAAAGAAGGCGCAGAGAAAGTAGTTCTGATAGAACGCGATTTCCGTCCGGGCGGAATCCTGGAGCAGTGCATCCATACCGGATTCGGACTTAAATATTTCGGTGAAGAGCTGGCAGGACCTGAATATGCGGAGCGATTTATAAAAGTCTGTGATGAGCTCGGCATTGAGATGATGTTAAACACGATGGTGTTAAGCATCGACGGTCAAAACCATCTGATCCATGCAGCGAATAAATCGGGGGCTGTACTGGTGGAGGCGGGGGCGATTATCCTCTCCATGGGCTGCCGGGAGCGCACGAGGGCACAGATTGTAATTCCCGGTTCCCGTCCCGCAGGCGTTTATACAGCGGGAACGGCACAGCGCTTCTGCAATGTGCAGAACCATATTGTGGGCAATGAAATCGTGATTGTCGGTTCCGGTGATATCGGAATGATTATGGCCCGCAGGATGACGTTAGAGGGCGCGAAGGTGAAGGCGGTGATTGAAGTGATGCCTTACCTGGCGGGACTTACAAGAAACCGGGTGCAGTGCCTGGATGATTTCGGAATCCCGCTCTATTTAAGCCATACCATCATCGATATCGACGGAAAGCGCCGTGTAAAGAGCGTGACGGTGGCAAAGGTGGATGAAAAGAAACAGCCGGTACCCGGAACGGAGTTTAAGATTGACTGTGATACCGTACTTCTGTCCGTCGGGCTGATACCGGAGAACGAGGTGTCGAAGACGGCCGGCGTAGTGCTTGACCGCGTGACAAACGGCCCGGTAGTAGATAACACGATGATGACGAATATACCCGGAATCTTTGCCTGCGGTAATGTGGTCCACGTCAATGATCTGGTGGACAATGTGTCCACGGAGAGTGAACTGGCCGGTACTTATGCGGCCCGCTATGCGGCCGGGCAGGGCGGAGAAGGCGGGACGGAGATACCTGTCAAACCGGGCAGTCTGGTGCGGTACATGGTTCCGCAGTCCGTCAAACCGGATAAGACGGAGAAGGAAGTAAAGATGTATTTCCGTGTGCTGGCGCCGACGAAGCAGGTTACGATCGAGGCGTCCTGCGGGGATAGGGTTCTCTATAAGGCCAGAAAAGCATTTGTAAATCCGGGAGAAATTGAGCAGATCAGGATACCGGCCGAAAAACTTTCCGGTTTGACGCAGGGAGAAATTGTTGTGAACGTCACAAAAGAGGAGGTGAAGGCATGA
- a CDS encoding NAD(P)/FAD-dependent oxidoreductase, producing the protein MQADVVIIGAGATGSAIARELSRYELNVILVERNEDVGGYASKCNSATLCSGHDAEPGSLEARLTSASNRAYDQVCNDLDVEMKRLGMIYVAHDEKELEQLKLIRKKAILNGEYNVEMLSGERVHQMEPSLNPDIVGGLLVPNEAIVDVMELLFAFIENAMDNGVKVMLGTTVSRINVDPETHAVKSVVTDKGEIECRFAINAAAIYADKLAQSVGFCDYYNYPRTGQFFVLDKNLPYKPEHIIVPLPTPVSRGRLLTPTIHGNLLVGPSADNRSDRECTKTDKETMDSIVSDCRKMIPAVSPFDSVTQFCGVRPAIYPKKDWRIRTVDGCKGYIEAVGINQGISAAPGVAKYVAELLDDEGLELREKENWISKRKAIKRFASMTEEERDEAIRKNPSYGNIICRCETVTEGEIVEAIHKGPGARSVDAIKRRLRAGMGRCQGGFCGPRVVEILARELSVTEEEICKNEPGSEMLVRVNRK; encoded by the coding sequence ATGCAGGCGGATGTTGTGATTATTGGTGCAGGCGCGACGGGTTCTGCCATCGCAAGGGAGCTGTCCCGCTATGAGTTAAATGTCATTCTGGTTGAGCGGAATGAGGATGTGGGCGGGTACGCATCGAAGTGTAACAGCGCGACACTGTGCAGCGGACACGATGCGGAGCCGGGTTCCCTGGAGGCGAGGCTTACATCGGCTTCCAACCGGGCATACGACCAGGTCTGTAACGATCTGGATGTGGAGATGAAACGGCTGGGCATGATTTATGTGGCCCATGATGAAAAAGAGCTGGAGCAGCTTAAGTTAATCAGGAAGAAAGCCATCCTGAACGGCGAGTACAATGTGGAAATGCTTTCGGGAGAAAGGGTCCATCAGATGGAGCCTTCCCTGAACCCGGATATTGTCGGAGGCCTGCTGGTGCCGAACGAGGCGATTGTGGATGTGATGGAGTTACTGTTTGCCTTTATCGAGAATGCGATGGACAACGGGGTTAAGGTGATGCTCGGCACGACCGTTTCCCGGATTAACGTGGACCCGGAAACACATGCCGTGAAATCGGTTGTCACCGATAAGGGCGAGATTGAATGCCGTTTTGCAATTAATGCCGCGGCCATCTATGCGGATAAGCTGGCACAGTCGGTCGGTTTCTGCGATTATTACAATTATCCCCGCACCGGACAGTTTTTCGTTCTTGATAAGAATTTACCATATAAACCGGAGCATATTATTGTTCCCCTCCCCACACCGGTGAGCCGCGGACGCCTTCTGACGCCTACCATACACGGAAACCTCCTGGTAGGCCCGTCGGCGGATAACAGGAGTGACCGGGAGTGCACCAAGACGGATAAAGAGACCATGGACAGCATCGTCTCGGACTGCCGGAAGATGATACCGGCCGTGAGCCCATTTGACTCCGTGACACAGTTCTGCGGCGTGCGCCCTGCGATTTACCCGAAAAAAGACTGGAGAATCCGTACGGTAGACGGTTGTAAGGGATACATAGAAGCGGTCGGAATCAACCAGGGGATCAGCGCGGCGCCTGGAGTAGCCAAATATGTGGCCGAACTGCTGGACGATGAAGGTCTTGAGTTGAGGGAGAAAGAGAATTGGATCTCCAAAAGAAAGGCAATCAAACGTTTTGCCTCGATGACCGAGGAGGAACGCGACGAGGCAATCCGGAAGAATCCCAGTTATGGAAATATTATCTGCCGCTGTGAGACGGTCACGGAGGGAGAGATTGTGGAGGCTATCCATAAAGGACCGGGAGCGAGGAGCGTGGATGCCATTAAGCGCAGGCTGCGCGCCGGGATGGGACGCTGCCAGGGCGGTTTCTGCGGCCCGCGTGTCGTGGAAATTCTTGCGCGTGAGCTTTCGGTAACCGAAGAAGAAATCTGTAAGAATGAGCCGGGTTCTGAAATGCTGGTTCGCGTAAACAGAAAGTGA
- a CDS encoding DeoR/GlpR family DNA-binding transcription regulator: MLKNERLKFIVNKIREQQNVRVKDLKEYFQVSDETIRRDLMELEKQGLLRCVHGGAVYDSFTANEYEVEVRINNNPMEKEAICREAAELVQDGQSLAILASTTTLPLGKYLAAKNNLTVVTNSIQLGNQISSNMSNHVILTAGNIWHKQQKTMGDLTAYCFRRYRVDKAFFSVSGVSPSDGLTEYTEEESELLRAAIEMSRERILLNDSTKFGVVAFCRFAGIEAVHQMITDWHITKKELSYYTSMGIKVYCAAK, encoded by the coding sequence ATGCTAAAAAACGAACGCCTTAAATTTATTGTTAACAAGATTCGCGAGCAGCAGAACGTACGTGTCAAAGATTTGAAAGAATATTTCCAGGTTTCCGATGAAACCATCCGGAGGGACCTGATGGAGCTTGAAAAACAGGGGCTGCTGCGCTGTGTCCACGGCGGCGCGGTGTATGATTCCTTTACGGCCAATGAATACGAGGTGGAGGTGCGCATCAATAATAACCCGATGGAGAAAGAGGCGATCTGCAGGGAGGCGGCGGAGCTTGTCCAGGACGGCCAGTCCCTGGCGATTCTGGCCTCCACGACGACTCTGCCGCTCGGGAAGTATCTGGCGGCCAAAAACAACCTGACCGTTGTGACGAATTCCATCCAGCTTGGAAACCAGATATCTTCCAATATGAGCAACCACGTCATTCTCACCGCCGGCAATATCTGGCATAAGCAGCAGAAGACGATGGGGGATCTGACGGCGTACTGCTTCCGCAGATACCGGGTGGACAAGGCGTTTTTCAGCGTCTCCGGAGTCTCGCCGTCCGACGGCCTCACGGAGTATACGGAGGAGGAGAGTGAACTTCTGCGGGCGGCGATTGAGATGAGCCGGGAGAGGATTCTCCTGAATGATTCCACGAAATTCGGAGTCGTTGCCTTCTGCCGGTTTGCCGGAATTGAGGCCGTGCACCAGATGATCACGGACTGGCATATTACAAAAAAAGAGCTGTCTTATTATACATCCATGGGAATCAAGGTTTACTGCGCGGCAAAATGA
- a CDS encoding ABC transporter ATP-binding protein has protein sequence MEFLKIENLCKVYGRGENQVTALDHVNLTIDKGEFTAIIGSSGSGKSTLLHAIAGVDVPTDGKIFLDGQDVYAKSNEKLAVFRRRQVGLIYQFHNLIPTLNVVENITLPILMDRRKVNEERLNDLLDLLGLQERKTHLPNQLSGGQQQRVAIGRALMNAPAVMLADEPTGSLDSRNGKEIIHLLKESHKKYHQTLIIVTHDENIALQADRIITIADGRVVRDERQVENS, from the coding sequence ATGGAATTTTTAAAAATAGAAAATTTATGCAAGGTTTACGGCAGAGGGGAAAACCAGGTAACCGCCCTCGACCATGTAAACCTTACGATTGATAAAGGAGAATTCACCGCCATCATCGGCTCCTCCGGTTCCGGTAAATCCACGCTTCTTCACGCGATTGCCGGTGTGGATGTGCCGACGGACGGTAAAATATTTCTGGATGGACAGGACGTCTATGCCAAAAGCAATGAAAAACTCGCCGTGTTCCGCCGGAGGCAGGTCGGACTGATTTACCAGTTCCATAATCTCATCCCTACCCTGAATGTGGTGGAAAATATTACCCTTCCCATTCTGATGGATCGGAGAAAGGTGAATGAGGAACGGCTAAATGACCTGCTTGATCTTCTGGGGCTTCAGGAGCGGAAAACCCATCTGCCCAACCAGCTTTCCGGCGGCCAGCAGCAGCGTGTCGCCATCGGCCGCGCCCTGATGAACGCACCGGCCGTCATGCTGGCGGATGAGCCGACGGGCAGCCTGGACAGCCGCAACGGCAAGGAAATCATCCATCTGCTGAAGGAGAGCCACAAAAAATACCATCAGACACTGATTATCGTCACCCACGATGAAAATATCGCCCTGCAGGCGGACCGCATTATCACCATCGCCGACGGCAGGGTGGTCCGGGATGAGAGGCAGGTGGAAAATTCATGA
- a CDS encoding FtsX-like permease family protein, with the protein MNIFDKVALQGLRKNRARTLVTIAGVALSAALITAVATFSVSLQTYLINGAIEKTGDWHVEFYGADSSFVQEQAADDRIKNASFFENIGYASLEGGINPDKPYLFIAGFNRETFDMLPVHLLSGRLPENSGEILVPAHVAANGGVKISIGDTLIVPVGTRQMGNLTLSQHDPYRPGEETLNPEAVRTYKVVGIFQRPAFEERSAPGYTLITIADSAAPGNCLSAFITLKNPHSVRAYADGTAGGLSYVLNDDVLRFMGISDDTLFNTLLYSTGAILIALVMTGSVFLIYNSFNISLNERTHQFGILMSVGATEKQLRSSVLFEGLVIGAIGIPLGILIGIPSIQFVISLVAGNFGAVMYDSVPLTLCISLPAICAAAVISMITILISAYIPARKAARTPVMECICQTNEIKVEPGAVKTSKFAGNLYGLEGTLALKNFKRNKRRYRSIVLSLTLSVVLFVSTSSFAMNLNGIANQSAVEMDGDVVFYTKDTDENELLRLYGEMETAAGVYRSTHQAVSTYTCEVDTGDFTTEFRDSYLESQGLDANCKTVNLSMDVQFIEEDIYGDFLESLGLPASNSSGQNEAMIIVGKKPGNIDIFKNKTMDFTIRSESGEAARTIHTLFADTYPLDPPPLDPPVKRDYVLMVVAPYTAKPQFDLLGAPERQAFTFWSKTPGLSAAQMQAMIDGAGLTSSYNLFNLHAVLEENRNILFIVNLFTVVFVIMISLIGTANVFNTISTNIRLRRRELAMLRSVGLSDRSFNRMMRFECALYGIRTLLFGLPISGVLSWLIYRGMVLGGGEIRYIFPWGSIAVCVLGVFFVIFITMLYATGKIRKENIIDALRDDMT; encoded by the coding sequence ATGAATATTTTTGATAAAGTAGCCCTGCAGGGACTAAGGAAGAACCGTGCCAGGACGCTTGTGACCATAGCAGGAGTGGCGCTGTCGGCCGCCCTGATTACGGCGGTCGCTACCTTTTCCGTGTCACTGCAGACTTATCTGATTAATGGGGCCATCGAAAAAACCGGGGACTGGCACGTTGAGTTTTACGGCGCTGACTCCTCTTTCGTACAGGAACAGGCCGCAGACGACAGGATTAAAAACGCTTCCTTCTTTGAAAATATCGGCTACGCTTCGCTGGAAGGCGGGATCAATCCCGACAAACCGTATTTATTTATCGCGGGTTTCAACCGTGAAACCTTTGATATGCTTCCGGTCCATCTTCTCTCGGGAAGACTGCCGGAAAACAGCGGCGAAATCCTGGTCCCGGCGCACGTTGCGGCCAACGGAGGCGTAAAGATTTCGATCGGCGACACCCTTATCGTGCCGGTCGGAACACGGCAGATGGGAAATCTCACACTCAGCCAGCACGATCCCTACCGTCCCGGGGAGGAAACGCTGAACCCTGAGGCAGTCCGGACCTATAAGGTCGTCGGAATCTTCCAGAGGCCCGCGTTTGAGGAGCGCTCCGCCCCCGGATATACGCTGATAACAATAGCGGATTCAGCCGCTCCCGGGAATTGCCTGAGCGCCTTTATCACGCTGAAAAATCCGCACAGTGTCCGCGCCTATGCAGACGGCACAGCCGGAGGGCTGTCCTACGTGCTCAATGACGACGTGCTCCGGTTTATGGGAATCTCGGATGACACACTGTTTAATACGCTGCTCTATTCAACCGGCGCCATTTTAATCGCCCTGGTTATGACAGGCTCCGTATTTCTCATTTATAATTCATTTAATATCTCTCTCAATGAGCGCACACACCAGTTTGGAATTCTCATGTCGGTGGGAGCCACGGAAAAACAGCTTCGCAGCTCCGTTTTATTTGAGGGACTGGTAATCGGCGCAATCGGGATACCGCTCGGCATCCTGATCGGGATACCCAGCATCCAGTTTGTGATTTCCCTGGTGGCCGGTAATTTTGGGGCCGTTATGTATGACAGCGTTCCCCTGACCCTGTGTATATCCCTGCCCGCAATCTGCGCCGCCGCGGTCATCAGCATGATTACGATTCTGATATCCGCTTATATTCCGGCAAGGAAAGCCGCCCGCACTCCCGTGATGGAATGCATCTGCCAGACCAACGAGATAAAGGTCGAACCGGGAGCCGTGAAGACATCAAAATTCGCGGGAAACTTATACGGTCTTGAAGGAACTCTTGCACTGAAAAATTTCAAGCGGAACAAGAGACGTTACCGCAGTATTGTCCTGTCACTCACCTTAAGCGTCGTACTGTTTGTATCGACAAGTTCCTTTGCAATGAATTTAAACGGGATTGCCAATCAGTCGGCCGTGGAAATGGACGGGGATGTCGTGTTCTATACAAAGGATACGGATGAAAATGAACTGCTCCGTCTATACGGCGAAATGGAAACCGCCGCCGGTGTCTACAGAAGTACCCATCAGGCCGTCTCAACCTATACCTGCGAGGTGGATACGGGTGATTTTACAACGGAATTCCGGGACTCTTACCTGGAATCCCAGGGATTAGACGCGAACTGTAAAACGGTAAACCTGTCAATGGATGTCCAGTTTATCGAGGAGGACATCTATGGAGACTTTCTTGAGAGTCTCGGCCTGCCCGCATCAAATTCCAGCGGACAGAATGAAGCCATGATCATTGTTGGAAAAAAGCCGGGCAATATTGATATTTTCAAAAACAAAACCATGGATTTCACGATCCGCAGCGAATCCGGGGAAGCGGCCCGGACAATCCATACGCTTTTTGCCGACACCTACCCGCTGGATCCACCGCCTCTCGATCCGCCTGTAAAAAGGGACTACGTTTTAATGGTTGTTGCCCCTTACACGGCGAAACCGCAGTTTGACCTTCTGGGTGCGCCAGAACGGCAGGCCTTCACCTTCTGGTCCAAGACTCCCGGCCTGTCTGCCGCACAGATGCAGGCCATGATCGACGGAGCCGGCCTTACTTCCAGCTACAACCTGTTCAACCTCCATGCCGTGCTGGAGGAAAACCGCAATATTCTATTTATTGTAAATCTGTTCACCGTTGTGTTTGTCATCATGATCTCGCTGATTGGAACGGCCAATGTGTTCAATACGATTTCCACCAACATCAGGCTGAGAAGACGGGAACTGGCCATGCTCCGCTCCGTGGGACTGTCCGACCGCTCTTTCAACCGGATGATGCGTTTTGAGTGCGCTCTTTACGGTATAAGGACACTGCTGTTCGGACTGCCAATCTCGGGTGTTTTGTCCTGGCTGATTTACAGGGGGATGGTACTCGGGGGCGGGGAAATCAGGTATATTTTTCCCTGGGGCAGTATCGCGGTCTGCGTGCTCGGCGTATTCTTTGTGATATTTATTACCATGCTGTATGCTACGGGGAAGATTCGGAAGGAGAATATTATTGATGCGCTGCGGGATGATATGACGTGA